Within the Nitrospira sp. genome, the region AGCTTGTGCCGTAAGCAAGAGCTTTGACCACGTTGGATCAATCACGGTTTTTGAAGGTGAGTTCGGCGACGGCTGACTTATCGAGGTCCCCTTTGCCGACCTCGACGAGACGCCGGTATTGACCGAGGGTTGCTTCCGCTAGCGGTAGCCGCAGCCCGACGGATCCGGCCAGCGTCACGGCGATGCCCGAGTCTTTCGCGGCATGGGCTGCGGAAAAGTAGCATTCATGCGCGCGTTGTTGCATATCCTCGCCGTCGGTTTCAAGCACTCGAGAGTTCGCGCCCGTACGCGAAAAGATATCTCGTAACATGGTCAGGTCCAGTCCCAACGCCGCACCGAGCCCCAGGCCTTCCGCCAGCGCCGCAGTGTTGCAGTTCATCACCATGTTGACGAGGGCCTTCACTGTAGCAGCTTGACCGGCCTCTCCGACGTACCGGACGGTAGAGCTCAAGGAACTTAATAGCGATCCGATCCGGTCAAACACCTCCCGTCGACCGGCGCACATCAGGAACAGGGTGCCCTCCCGGGCTTGAGGAATACTGCTTGCCATGCAAGCCTCGAGCGTGTGTCCGCCTGCCTGCTCGACCAGTGCCTGAACCTCCACGTGAACGACGGGAGAGAGGGTCGCGCAGTTGACAAAGGTGCGTCCCCTCGCGTGGATTAGCAGGCTGTCTTGACTATCCGACGAGAAGATCCTTCTCATAGCCTGGTCGTCTGTGACCACCGTGAACACGATATCCGCCAGTTCCGCGACCCGGGCGGGGGTAGCGGATGCTGCGCAACCGAGCTCTCGCGCGAGGCTCACGGCCCGTGTATGGTCCATATCACTAACGGCCACGAGCTGATATCCCTCGTCCTTAAGTCGACGAGCCATATTGGCGCCCATCCGACCGACTCCCACAAAGCCGATTCGAAAGGTAGGTATCGTCATGCTGCGAATCTCCTCTTCCATCGGTTTCACATTCCGGCGCAGTGTAACATAATGATTCCCGGGCGAGGACCGGGGGATAACCGGAGGGGGTTATGACGAGAACCATCGTCGGCTATCATCTCGACGAGCAAGGTGATTGGGTCGCCGATCTCGAGTGCGGCCATGGACAGCACGTGCGTCACCAGCCGCCGATGACGAGCCGGCCCTGGGTGTTGACCGAGGCAGGGCGAGCGCGGTACCTCGGAACCACGCTCAATTGCAAGAAATGCGATGAGGAGACCGTTCCTTCCACGTAGGGCAGCCGGTGCCCCCACGGCGGGGCGATATCCACCCCAGGGGCTCAACCCCTTCGCAACCGATCTCATTACCAGAAATTGCTTGAGTCAAGTCCTGGCCATGCTACGCTTCACGCAGCAGGGTCTGCCTGCGGGAAAGGGAATGGCGCCCATGACCACAGCAACGATGTCGACTCCGGCTGCCCGGACAGAAGGTCGGGAGGAGTTTCTGGGATCTCATGAT harbors:
- a CDS encoding 3-hydroxyisobutyrate dehydrogenase, with amino-acid sequence MTIPTFRIGFVGVGRMGANMARRLKDEGYQLVAVSDMDHTRAVSLARELGCAASATPARVAELADIVFTVVTDDQAMRRIFSSDSQDSLLIHARGRTFVNCATLSPVVHVEVQALVEQAGGHTLEACMASSIPQAREGTLFLMCAGRREVFDRIGSLLSSLSSTVRYVGEAGQAATVKALVNMVMNCNTAALAEGLGLGAALGLDLTMLRDIFSRTGANSRVLETDGEDMQQRAHECYFSAAHAAKDSGIAVTLAGSVGLRLPLAEATLGQYRRLVEVGKGDLDKSAVAELTFKNRD